The candidate division WOR-3 bacterium genome segment GGAAGAAAGGCAATTATCTGGTATTCTTTCCTTCTTATGAGTATATGAAAATGATCTATGCGATCTTTCAGAGTAGGAGGCCTAATGTAAGGTTGATCGTGCAGGAACCGAGTATGTCTGAGCAGCAGCGAGATGAGTTTCTGAATAATTTTAGCGCCCAATCCGATGGTTTTCTTACCGGGTTCGTAGTCATGGGTGGTTTTTTTGCCGAGTCGATCGATCTCGTAGGTGAGCGACTCACCGGAGCGGCGATCGTGGGCGTCGGTTTTCCTCAGATTTCACTGGAGAGGGAGTTGATCAAGGCATACTTTGACAGCCAGAATGGCTCGGGATTTGCATTTGCCTATCAGGTTCCGGGTATGATAAAGGTTCTCCAGGCAGCGGGCAGGGTCATTCGCTCTGAACACGATACGGGTGTCGTGTTACTTATTGATACACGGTATACCAGTCCTCCATACAGCCTGATGTTTCCCGAGGGTTGGCGTCCTTCTTTTGTCAGTAGTGTTGAGAAAGCAGGCACATTGCTGCAGGAATTTTGGAACCGTAAGATCTGACACGTCATGAAGAATTGTGATACGGCTCTGGAAGATCTGGTCGTGCTGCTGCTAGATTGTCAGACAACCGGGGCGAATCCAAGGAGTGGAAGTGTCATTGAAATCGGCTGGGCTCGTTCGGACGCGTTGGGCGACGGGGAGGAGGTGTCGGGGATCAATGCGCGTATATTCAAAAAGCCGTCTGATTTCGAAATACCAGCACGTGTACAGAAAATCACAGGGATAAACATGGACGATATCGTTGCCGGTTCTGACCCGGAAGATGTTTGGGCGGAGATATTAACCACGGCGGAAGCGGTCGTCAGGTTGAACAGGAAACAGATGTGTCCTACTGTTATACATTTTGCGAAATTTGAGCTACCGTTTCTTACTAAACTGCACGCCATGTTTGGAGCAAAGAAGGATTTCCCGTTTACATTCATATGTACGCATGAGATTTCCAGGCATCTGTTCCCCGAATTGCCGAGGAGAAGCATCAGGGCCATAGCCGGGTACTTCGGTCACTCGCTCCATGAACTGAGGCGTTGTAGAGAACATGTTCAGGCGACAGCAATCATCTGGCGTGAAATCTTACGCGTGCTAAGGGAAAGACACGGCATCAAAACATTTGAGCAACTGATGGGATGGCTTCATCAACCAAAGGTCATTGTTTCAACGAGCAGATCGTATCCAATGTCGGCGCACGCGCTGCAGAGGTTACCCCAAAACCCCGGTGTTTACCGGATGCTCCGCTCCAATGGTGACGTATTGTACGTAGGTAAAGCGAATTCGATAAAGCAGCGCGTGAGGAGTTACTTCAGGAAGGGCAGCCGGCATCCTGAACACATACTCGAGATGCTTTCTCAGGCCAAGCGTCTCGACCTTACCGTCACCGAATCCGTGCTCGAAGCTGCAATCCTCGAATCCGATGATATCAAAAGACTCATGCCGCAATACAATATTGCTTTGCGCAAAGGTAATCGGGATGTCTGGTTCTACTCAAATGACTTTTGTGAATATGGCCCGCAGCCGACAAGGAGACATAAGATCGGCCCGATTGTCGACCGTGAGGCAATGTCTAATTTTGCGGCGATCATTAGGGTAACCGAGATGGGTGACATATCTGGGACCGCCCCGGAGTTGTTGATGAGCGGCATCGGTGTACCTGAAGGATTTGCTCCTGAATACAAGTGTATTAAGGCAGGCTACGAAATATTCATGAAACGTCACGCGGGTGTTCTAAGGAGAAGAGCTGCTGCCCAATCCCTGAACGCAGTTGGACGGCAACTATGGATAGAAAGGCAGAAAGGTAAGATTTGCGAGAATACCGAAATGGAAGACCTTGTTCTTAGGAGTATTGAGATACCCGCATGGACACCCGATTCAGTCTGTCGATTGATCGAATCTAATGTTATACGTGCGGGTCATGCGATGCGCCGGGCACACTGGTTTATAATGTTGACCGAATCGACTCTGGGATGGATAGAATCATCGGTTTCAGACGGAAGCTATTTCCTGATCGTTTTTGAAAAGGGACAGATACTCTATCGCCGGGTTCAGACTATGGGAGAGCTTCCGATCCCTCCCGGCCACCGCCGACATTTTATTGAGAAGCAGCGCAGTTTTGACACCATGACCTATGATCGCATGCGTGTGGTGACGACTGAAATCAGGAAGGTCATAAGCTCAGGCAGGTGGTTTGAAATAAGATTCACCCCGGTCAATACACTCGGTTGTGATGATCTGATCAATTTATTGAGCTGGGTATAACCTGATTCCTCAAGGCCAATGTGTATTGACATATGTACAGGTGTAATTATAATCACTGGCGTAATTTCTTGTTGTTAGCGACAAATATGCCTGGCTGCAGAAATTATGGTTGCTTTTTCAGGGTCGATGTATTAGATGTCGATCTCATTTCTTGAGGTTTGGAATTTTGTGCATAGGTATGAGTAGAAAGAAGAATCTGAAAGTTCTTATGGTCACGGATGCCTATTACCCGTACCCTTCGGGGGTATCCGAGTACGTACACTGCCTGAGCAATATACTTCGGAATCTAGGGCACACAGTAGACATCGTAGCAACTTCATTTGGCAGAAAAGAGGATAGCAAATACGATGCAATCCGGATCGGCAAAGTACTTTACGTTCCTTTGAACAAATCATATGCGACAGTGCCGGTTGGATTTGATGTTCCTGCAAAGATGAAGTATTTGATGCAAAGCTCCCGGTATGATGTGATTCATCTTAACGGCCCGATTTTCCCAAATCTATCCTATTTTGCGCTGAAATATTCAAGCACGAGGACAATTTCAACCTTTCACACATCATCAGAAAAAGTGAGCGGTTTTGGTGGAAATCTGTTCAAAAAGATATTCGGCGATATGAATGCGAAAATAGATGTGAGGATCGCTGTTTCAAAACAGGCTCAGAGGACAAACGAAATGTACATCCCCGGAAAGTATCATATTGTGCCTCTCGGCATTGACGTTAGAAGGTTCGCCCCGCGAGGGGATAAATGTGCCGAAATTGGGCGGAATTCGATTCTCTTTGTCGGTAGGATGGATCCCAGAAAAGGATTGCACAGACTGCTCAGAGCTTTTACAGTTGTGAAGCGTGAGATGCCCGATGCCTTGCTCTTTATCGTTGGCAGTGGCCCTGCGCGCGCGAAATATGAGAGAATGGCAGTGGATTACGGTGTCGGGGATTCCGTAATCTTCAAGGGTGTGGTGGCGATTTCTCAGCTTCCAGAGTATTTTCGTTCCGCCACAGTCTATACTTCGCCGGCCGAGGGGGGTGAATCGTTCGGTTTGGTGCTTATTGAGGCGATGGCTTCAGGCGTGCCGGTTGTCGCTTCAAGCATCGCAGGCTATGATGAAGTTATCGAGAATGGACGCAACGGTATCCTGCTCGATACAGATGATCCCGCAGCATATGCCGAATCTTTGTTGAACGTTCTACAGAGTGCCAAACTGAGACGGACTTTGATCGCCGAGGGTTTGAAAGATGTGACGACCAAATATAGTTGGGATATTATAGGACGCAGGATCGAGCGATTCTATTATGAATGAAGTATATCATATTCCTGAAAGACAGAGTGATTTTGCCAAACACCACGGTTGAATGAAAAATTCTTAGTTGAACATTTTGCGACAACTCAAGAAAAATGGGGAAGCGGCAGGAAACTCCACTTCCCCGTATACTTTTCCTTGGTGTCTACTTGATCAAAAGTAACTTCGTGTTCCGCACGTATTCGCCGGCCTTGAATTGTACGAAATATATTCCATTGGGCACTGACTTTCCGCTTGCATCACGGCCGTCCCACATGACCGATGAGGAATAGCCGGTGACTGATAGTTGCGTGGAAAAATCCTTGATTAGTTTGCCGGTTACATCGTACACGAGTAATGAGATATCCTGTGGCGCATATCCATCATCCTGTATAGAGTAGCGCATTTCAGTTGCGCCTCTCGATGGATTCGGTACAACGTTGAAGTACGTGCCTCCATTCTGGTCGAGTCTGTTCTCTTCGACATAAGTGTCGAGCACGAAATTCGCAGTCACTTCCTTATCGGCGTTCATTATGATCGAATCGGGGTTTTGCGAACCCCATAGATTACCGCTCCAGTGGCTGAATATCCACCCTGAATCAGGCACAGCAAGGAGTTCGACCACCGTACCGCGTGGGTATTGAGCCATGTTCGGAGTTACTTCTACGGTGCCATTGCCGACCGTGTTGACCGTCAGTATAACAAATTCTGTGATGAACGTGGCCGTGATGAATTTGTCATCGTCCATGATGACGGTAGCGGGATTTGTGTTACCAGACAGGTCGTCGCCCCACGCGTTGAAGATCCATCCGGAATCCGGTATTGCCGTGACTTGGACAGGAGTGCCTGGATCGTGCCATGGTGTGTCAGGCTCGATCTCAACAGCGCCGCTGCCGGCAACCCTGGTGTGTATATAATATGACAGAATATAATCCCAGCCGATCGCATCGAACATATTCCGGTCGGGCGCCCTGAAGAAATTTGGGTAGAATGTCTCTCCGGAACCGATAGCAGGCTGCATGATAGCATTGACGTTGTATTGGCTGAAATGTGAAGCCTGATAAGGTTCGCCGTCTGACATCTGGTACTCGACTTCTATCATATCAGAATTGACATCGTCATTGCCGCCTGATATGTCAACCATGCGCGCTGTAGTCTGGAAATCATACCAGGTATCTGGATTATAGTTACCAGTGCCGTCACTATCCTGGAATCGGTACATGTCGAGTGCGTCGATGTCCTGCGCGTAACCGTCAGCGTTCGAAACAAAACCCAATACATGTCCTACTTCATGGGCGGCAACAGACTGGAAGCACATGCCGTAAACTCCGTCACTCGGGGTGTAATCCCACGTGAAATTCGAGCTGAAAGTAATCTGCGCGGCGAGGCTCGGGAAAGAACCGATCACCGCATTATAGGTTGCCACCAGAAAATATACGCGGTCTTCGTTCGTTACAGTAGAAGTTGCATAAGTATAACGGACCGGTATTGTGTTATCCGGCGGTAGTTGAAGTTGGATAGAATCGTCCGCATCCATATCAGCGATAAGACTCGCACGTGTTATCGAGTAAGACGGATTGCCCGCGTAGTAGCTCTGAGCCATACCAAGTATACCGGGTCCTAGAGGGGCAAAACCGATATTAATGCTGACTTCCACGTCGTCATCGAACCGTCCTTCAATAAATACGGCGACAGATTCCAGCGCGGCCAGTGCTTCTGCCGGAACACTCGTACAGTTGTAAACGATATTGATGCCGCGTCCTGCTCGACCTGCGCTGACTATGGTTTTGTTCGGTGCGTTATCGAAATCTTCGCGTGCCTGCAAAGCCATATCCCGGAATTCCGTCGGGGACACCCGCGAAAGGTCGCTGCCAATGACCGGATATATTAGACTTCCGGTCTCCAATTCTACGGTCGAACCGTCGAGATAAAGCCTGCTTTGCATTACGGGTCCCGGTTCGCGGAAGTGATAGTCTTTCTCAAGATATCTGAATTGCTCTGCCATAATGAACCGAGGTATCGGGAAGATGGTAGCGCACAGCAGAACGAATGCTACTCCACAATTAAGGTGCTTCATTAAATCCTCCTTCATAGACTATTCAAGCACTCTGATCTATTCGATAGTATGCACCTATTCAGCGGTATAGTTAATCAAGGTACATTCAGTAATAATATCGATTGTCCGAGGAATGTCAAGGAAGGTGTTATGGGGTCAGGTCTTGACTATTGACAAAGTCTGAGTGTGGCGGGGTCTACCAGGGAGTTTTTTTCCACGAAATCTGACGAGGGTGATAGGCATTGGGCCACTATTGTCAATAGTCAAGACCTGACCCCACAGCTAGATGATTGGATATCTGCAAAAGGAAATGCCCGGCACAATTGGATCGCGCCGGGCCTGTGTATTCATTGATATTTTAACGTACAAGCAGCAATTTCAATGTTTCCTGGTATTCACCGGCCTTGAATTTGACGAAATATATCCCGTTGGGTGTCGGCTTGCCGTTCGCATCACGGCCATCCCAGGTTACCGATGAGGGATAGCCGGTAACCGATAGTTGCGCAGAAAAATCTTTGACGAGTTTGCCGGTTACATCATACACGAGTAATGAGATATCCTGCAGCGCGTATCCTGCATCCTGTACAGAGTACCGCATTTCAGTCGCGCCGCTCGATGGATTCGGGAAAATGCTGAAGTACGTACCTCTGTTCTG includes the following:
- a CDS encoding glycosyltransferase family 4 protein is translated as MSRKKNLKVLMVTDAYYPYPSGVSEYVHCLSNILRNLGHTVDIVATSFGRKEDSKYDAIRIGKVLYVPLNKSYATVPVGFDVPAKMKYLMQSSRYDVIHLNGPIFPNLSYFALKYSSTRTISTFHTSSEKVSGFGGNLFKKIFGDMNAKIDVRIAVSKQAQRTNEMYIPGKYHIVPLGIDVRRFAPRGDKCAEIGRNSILFVGRMDPRKGLHRLLRAFTVVKREMPDALLFIVGSGPARAKYERMAVDYGVGDSVIFKGVVAISQLPEYFRSATVYTSPAEGGESFGLVLIEAMASGVPVVASSIAGYDEVIENGRNGILLDTDDPAAYAESLLNVLQSAKLRRTLIAEGLKDVTTKYSWDIIGRRIERFYYE
- a CDS encoding exonuclease domain-containing protein, producing MKNCDTALEDLVVLLLDCQTTGANPRSGSVIEIGWARSDALGDGEEVSGINARIFKKPSDFEIPARVQKITGINMDDIVAGSDPEDVWAEILTTAEAVVRLNRKQMCPTVIHFAKFELPFLTKLHAMFGAKKDFPFTFICTHEISRHLFPELPRRSIRAIAGYFGHSLHELRRCREHVQATAIIWREILRVLRERHGIKTFEQLMGWLHQPKVIVSTSRSYPMSAHALQRLPQNPGVYRMLRSNGDVLYVGKANSIKQRVRSYFRKGSRHPEHILEMLSQAKRLDLTVTESVLEAAILESDDIKRLMPQYNIALRKGNRDVWFYSNDFCEYGPQPTRRHKIGPIVDREAMSNFAAIIRVTEMGDISGTAPELLMSGIGVPEGFAPEYKCIKAGYEIFMKRHAGVLRRRAAAQSLNAVGRQLWIERQKGKICENTEMEDLVLRSIEIPAWTPDSVCRLIESNVIRAGHAMRRAHWFIMLTESTLGWIESSVSDGSYFLIVFEKGQILYRRVQTMGELPIPPGHRRHFIEKQRSFDTMTYDRMRVVTTEIRKVISSGRWFEIRFTPVNTLGCDDLINLLSWV
- a CDS encoding NF038122 family metalloprotease, translated to MKHLNCGVAFVLLCATIFPIPRFIMAEQFRYLEKDYHFREPGPVMQSRLYLDGSTVELETGSLIYPVIGSDLSRVSPTEFRDMALQAREDFDNAPNKTIVSAGRAGRGINIVYNCTSVPAEALAALESVAVFIEGRFDDDVEVSINIGFAPLGPGILGMAQSYYAGNPSYSITRASLIADMDADDSIQLQLPPDNTIPVRYTYATSTVTNEDRVYFLVATYNAVIGSFPSLAAQITFSSNFTWDYTPSDGVYGMCFQSVAAHEVGHVLGFVSNADGYAQDIDALDMYRFQDSDGTGNYNPDTWYDFQTTARMVDISGGNDDVNSDMIEVEYQMSDGEPYQASHFSQYNVNAIMQPAIGSGETFYPNFFRAPDRNMFDAIGWDYILSYYIHTRVAGSGAVEIEPDTPWHDPGTPVQVTAIPDSGWIFNAWGDDLSGNTNPATVIMDDDKFITATFITEFVILTVNTVGNGTVEVTPNMAQYPRGTVVELLAVPDSGWIFSHWSGNLWGSQNPDSIIMNADKEVTANFVLDTYVEENRLDQNGGTYFNVVPNPSRGATEMRYSIQDDGYAPQDISLLVYDVTGKLIKDFSTQLSVTGYSSSVMWDGRDASGKSVPNGIYFVQFKAGEYVRNTKLLLIK